The following coding sequences are from one Candidatus Borkfalkia ceftriaxoniphila window:
- the rplF gene encoding 50S ribosomal protein L6 yields MSRVGRAPVAIPAGVTVEVKDNVLAVKGPKGALTQEIDPKITVSIEAGHATVSRADDSKELRAKHGLYRALLQNMVNGVTAGYTKGLVINGVGYKVAKQGNKVVLNVGYSHPIEFAEVEGIKLDCPTQTEITVSGIDKVKVGQIAANIRAIREPEPYHGYGIRYKDEVIERKEGKTAGK; encoded by the coding sequence ATGTCGAGAGTAGGAAGAGCTCCCGTAGCGATTCCCGCGGGCGTCACGGTCGAAGTCAAGGATAACGTCCTCGCCGTCAAGGGCCCCAAGGGCGCGCTCACGCAGGAAATCGATCCCAAAATTACCGTCAGCATCGAGGCAGGTCACGCGACCGTTTCGAGAGCGGACGACAGCAAAGAACTGAGAGCGAAACACGGTTTGTACAGAGCGCTGTTGCAGAATATGGTCAACGGCGTGACGGCGGGCTACACCAAGGGGCTCGTCATCAACGGCGTCGGCTACAAAGTTGCCAAACAGGGCAATAAAGTCGTGCTCAACGTCGGGTATTCGCATCCCATCGAGTTTGCGGAAGTCGAGGGCATCAAACTGGATTGCCCTACCCAGACCGAGATCACCGTTTCGGGTATCGATAAGGTGAAAGTAGGTCAGATCGCCGCGAATATCAGGGCTATCAGAGAGCCCGAGCCTTACCACGGCTACGGAATCCGCTATAAGGACGAAGTGATCGAACGTAAGGAAGGAAAGACGGCGGGCAAGTAA
- the rpsH gene encoding 30S ribosomal protein S8 encodes MTDPIADMLTRIRNALTAKHETVEMPGSNMKRAIADILLKEGYVKDVKYVDDNLSGKIVITLKYSEGNKSVISGLKRVSKPGLRHYSGAEKMPKVLGGLGTAIVSTSKGIMTDKQAKAANVGGEVLCFIW; translated from the coding sequence ATGACAGATCCGATTGCAGATATGCTCACAAGAATCAGAAACGCGCTCACCGCGAAACACGAAACGGTGGAAATGCCCGGCTCCAACATGAAGCGGGCGATCGCGGACATCCTTCTCAAAGAGGGATACGTGAAAGACGTAAAATACGTAGACGATAACCTTTCGGGGAAAATCGTCATCACTTTGAAATACAGCGAGGGCAACAAGTCGGTCATTTCGGGCCTTAAAAGGGTATCCAAACCCGGCCTGAGACATTATTCCGGCGCGGAAAAAATGCCCAAAGTGTTGGGAGGCTTAGGAACCGCTATCGTTTCCACTTCCAAGGGAATCATGACAGATAAGCAGGCGAAGGCTGCCAACGTGGGCGGCGAAGTGCTCTGCTTCATCTGGTAA
- a CDS encoding type Z 30S ribosomal protein S14, whose product MAKKSMINKQQRTPKFSSRAYTRCSICGRPHAVLRKYGICRICFRNLAYKGQIPGVKKASW is encoded by the coding sequence ATGGCTAAAAAATCAATGATCAACAAACAGCAGAGAACGCCCAAATTCTCTTCGCGCGCATATACGAGATGCAGCATCTGCGGCCGTCCCCACGCGGTACTCCGCAAGTATGGGATCTGCCGTATATGTTTCCGCAATTTAGCGTACAAGGGTCAGATCCCCGGCGTTAAAAAGGCGAGCTGGTAA
- the rplE gene encoding 50S ribosomal protein L5 codes for MAEKVYKNRVKENYEKEVVPYLVKKFNYKNVNEVPKLVKIVINSGLGDVKDNAKSVQLAHDELKTIAGQKPVITKATKSVANFKVREGMNIGLKVTLRSDRMYEFYDKFVSIALPRVRDFRGVNPNSFDGRGNYACGVKEQLIFPEISYDQVEKIRGFDICFVTTAKTDEEARELLGAMGMPFKK; via the coding sequence ATGGCAGAAAAAGTTTATAAGAACAGAGTCAAGGAGAACTACGAAAAAGAAGTAGTGCCTTATCTTGTCAAAAAGTTCAACTATAAAAATGTGAACGAAGTTCCCAAACTCGTGAAAATCGTCATCAATTCGGGCCTCGGCGACGTGAAAGACAACGCGAAGAGCGTTCAACTCGCGCATGACGAACTGAAAACCATCGCGGGACAGAAACCCGTGATCACCAAGGCGACAAAATCGGTTGCGAACTTCAAGGTCAGAGAGGGCATGAACATCGGTTTGAAAGTCACGCTCCGTTCCGACAGAATGTACGAGTTCTACGATAAATTCGTTTCCATCGCGCTCCCCAGAGTGAGAGATTTCCGCGGCGTGAATCCGAACTCCTTCGACGGCAGAGGCAACTATGCCTGCGGCGTCAAAGAGCAGCTCATCTTCCCCGAGATCTCCTACGATCAGGTAGAAAAGATCCGCGGGTTCGATATCTGCTTCGTGACGACCGCCAAGACGGACGAAGAGGCGAGAGAACTTCTCGGGGCAATGGGTATGCCCTTCAAGAAATAA
- the rplX gene encoding 50S ribosomal protein L24 has product MNVKLNDNVLVIAGKDKGKIGKVVSTSPKAGRVTVQGVNLQKKHKKARKATEVSSIVEREGAIDVSNVMVVCDKCGKATRVKHTMLEVDGKMKKVRVCKCGSVLDKTYKKQAKAAAKTEEAPKKRTRKRTAKKEETVSEENKD; this is encoded by the coding sequence ATGAACGTAAAATTAAACGATAACGTACTGGTGATCGCCGGCAAGGATAAGGGCAAGATCGGCAAGGTCGTTTCCACTTCTCCCAAAGCGGGCAGAGTTACGGTGCAGGGCGTGAACCTCCAGAAAAAGCATAAAAAGGCGAGAAAAGCCACGGAAGTGAGTTCCATTGTCGAGAGAGAGGGCGCCATCGACGTTTCCAACGTGATGGTCGTCTGCGATAAGTGCGGCAAGGCGACGCGCGTGAAGCACACCATGCTCGAAGTGGACGGAAAAATGAAAAAAGTCAGAGTGTGCAAGTGCGGCTCCGTGCTCGACAAGACGTATAAAAAGCAGGCGAAAGCAGCCGCCAAGACCGAGGAAGCTCCCAAGAAGAGAACCAGAAAGAGAACCGCCAAGAAAGAAGAGACGGTTTCCGAAGAGAACAAGGATTGA
- the rplN gene encoding 50S ribosomal protein L14 has translation MIQPQTRLKAADNSGAKELMCIRVLGGSFRKSGNIGDVVIASVKTAVPGGAVKKGEVVKAVIVRTSKGIRRADGTYIRFDDNAAVIIDNQKQPRGTRIFGPIARELREKDYMRIISLAPEVL, from the coding sequence ATGATACAACCACAGACAAGGCTTAAAGCGGCAGACAATTCGGGTGCCAAAGAGCTGATGTGCATCAGGGTTTTGGGCGGATCGTTTCGAAAGAGCGGCAACATCGGCGACGTCGTCATCGCAAGCGTGAAAACGGCAGTTCCCGGCGGCGCCGTCAAAAAGGGCGAAGTCGTCAAAGCGGTCATCGTCAGAACCAGCAAAGGCATCAGAAGAGCGGACGGTACGTACATCAGATTCGATGACAACGCCGCCGTTATCATAGACAATCAGAAACAGCCGAGAGGGACCCGTATCTTCGGACCCATCGCGCGGGAATTGAGAGAGAAAGACTATATGAGAATCATCTCCCTCGCTCCCGAAGTGCTGTAA
- the rpsQ gene encoding 30S ribosomal protein S17, whose amino-acid sequence MERNLRKERVGLVVSDKMDKTVVVAIVDKRKHPLYKKTITTTKKVKAHDEANDCGVGDKVRIVETRKLSKDKCWRVAEIIEKAK is encoded by the coding sequence ATGGAAAGAAATTTAAGAAAAGAAAGAGTCGGGCTCGTAGTGTCCGACAAGATGGATAAGACGGTCGTCGTTGCCATCGTCGATAAAAGAAAACATCCTCTCTATAAAAAGACCATTACCACCACGAAAAAGGTGAAAGCCCACGACGAAGCGAACGATTGCGGCGTCGGCGACAAGGTCAGGATCGTAGAGACGAGAAAACTCAGTAAAGACAAATGCTGGAGAGTTGCCGAAATCATCGAGAAGGCGAAGTAA
- the rpmC gene encoding 50S ribosomal protein L29 — MKGKELHNMTNEELSSKLGELKSELFNLRFRHASGQLDNPMTIASVKKDIARVNTVIRERELQSKG, encoded by the coding sequence ATGAAAGGAAAAGAACTTCACAACATGACGAACGAAGAACTCAGTTCCAAACTCGGCGAACTGAAAAGCGAACTTTTCAACCTTCGTTTCCGTCACGCATCGGGTCAACTTGACAATCCTATGACGATCGCATCCGTCAAAAAGGACATCGCGAGGGTGAATACCGTCATTCGCGAGAGAGAATTACAGTCGAAGGGTTAA
- the rplP gene encoding 50S ribosomal protein L16 yields the protein MLIPKRVKRRRQHRIKVCGKAHKGNKVAYGEFGLVAEEGSRITSRQIEAARIAMTRFIKRGGQVWIDIFPHQPITRHPAESRMGSGKGAVEYWVAVVKPGRVLFEMAGVPEDVAREAMRLAGHKLPIKTKFMVKGQVNPVTGEMPEGEEIIKEGGEG from the coding sequence ATGTTAATCCCGAAGAGAGTGAAAAGAAGAAGACAGCACCGCATCAAGGTGTGCGGTAAGGCCCACAAGGGCAATAAAGTCGCGTACGGCGAATTCGGGCTGGTCGCGGAAGAAGGTTCCAGGATCACTTCCCGTCAGATCGAAGCCGCGCGTATCGCAATGACCAGATTCATCAAGCGCGGCGGACAGGTATGGATCGATATCTTCCCGCACCAGCCGATCACGCGCCATCCCGCCGAGTCCCGTATGGGTTCCGGTAAAGGCGCCGTAGAATACTGGGTCGCCGTGGTGAAACCCGGCAGAGTGCTCTTCGAAATGGCGGGCGTTCCCGAGGACGTGGCGAGAGAAGCCATGCGCCTTGCGGGACATAAACTCCCCATTAAGACGAAATTTATGGTCAAGGGCCAAGTCAATCCCGTGACGGGGGAGATGCCCGAAGGCGAAGAAATTATTAAGGAAGGCGGTGAAGGTTAA
- the rpsC gene encoding 30S ribosomal protein S3 yields MGQKVNPHGLRVGVIKGWDTSWYADKKDFGKYLKEDYEIRKFIKNKYYSAAISKILIERAANRIVVTVFTGRPGVLIGKAGSEIEVIKKDLSKITDGKNIVINVTEVRKPDSDAQLVAEGVAQQLEKRMSFRRAMKQAIGRAMRSGVKGVKMMVSGRLDGAEIARCEQYHEGSIPLQTLRADIDYGFAEAHTTFGAIGVKVWIYKGEILKAVKANEGGEA; encoded by the coding sequence ATGGGACAAAAAGTTAATCCGCACGGTTTGAGAGTCGGCGTCATCAAAGGTTGGGATACTTCATGGTATGCCGATAAGAAGGATTTCGGCAAATATCTCAAAGAAGATTACGAGATCCGTAAATTCATTAAAAACAAATATTACAGCGCTGCGATCAGCAAGATCCTCATCGAGAGGGCTGCCAACCGCATCGTCGTCACCGTTTTCACGGGCAGGCCCGGCGTTCTGATCGGAAAAGCCGGCTCCGAGATCGAAGTGATCAAAAAGGATCTTTCCAAGATCACGGACGGCAAAAATATCGTCATCAACGTGACCGAGGTCAGAAAACCCGATTCCGACGCGCAACTCGTCGCGGAAGGCGTCGCGCAGCAGTTGGAAAAGAGAATGTCTTTCAGAAGAGCGATGAAACAGGCCATCGGCCGCGCCATGCGTTCGGGCGTGAAGGGCGTTAAAATGATGGTCAGCGGCAGATTGGACGGCGCCGAGATCGCGCGTTGCGAGCAGTATCACGAAGGGTCCATTCCCTTGCAGACGCTGCGCGCCGACATCGATTACGGTTTTGCGGAAGCGCACACCACCTTCGGCGCCATCGGCGTCAAGGTCTGGATCTACAAGGGCGAAATCCTCAAAGCCGTGAAGGCGAACGAAGGAGGCGAGGCATAA
- the rplV gene encoding 50S ribosomal protein L22: MATNTREKTKRIAENKDKRPYATARHIRMSPYKVRRALALIRGKSVNEAVALLEYATVISAEPVKKVVLSAAANAEHNFGMDRGDLIVAEAYADQGPTLKRMNPVSKGRAHAILKRTSHITVVLDVKSK, translated from the coding sequence ATGGCAACCAATACACGTGAAAAGACCAAGAGAATCGCGGAAAACAAGGACAAACGTCCCTATGCGACCGCAAGACATATCCGTATGTCGCCTTACAAGGTAAGAAGAGCTCTCGCCTTGATCCGCGGCAAGAGCGTGAACGAGGCCGTGGCGCTTTTGGAGTACGCGACCGTCATTTCCGCCGAACCCGTGAAAAAAGTCGTGCTGTCCGCCGCGGCGAACGCCGAACACAATTTCGGCATGGACAGGGGCGATCTGATCGTGGCGGAGGCTTATGCCGACCAGGGGCCCACTTTAAAGAGAATGAACCCCGTTTCCAAGGGCAGGGCGCACGCCATACTCAAAAGAACCAGCCATATCACGGTTGTGCTTGACGTAAAGAGTAAGTAA
- the rpsS gene encoding 30S ribosomal protein S19 — translation MSRSVKKGPYVESRLLGRIEALNAANEKKVLKTWSRASTIFPQMVGHTIAVHDGKKHVPVYITEDMVGCKLGEFAPTRTFKGHAGAKTTGKK, via the coding sequence ATGAGCAGAAGCGTTAAGAAAGGCCCTTACGTTGAAAGCCGTCTTCTGGGTAGAATAGAAGCGCTCAACGCGGCGAACGAGAAAAAGGTTTTGAAAACATGGTCCAGGGCATCTACGATATTCCCGCAGATGGTAGGGCATACCATAGCCGTGCACGACGGCAAAAAGCACGTCCCCGTCTATATTACCGAAGACATGGTGGGCTGCAAACTCGGCGAGTTTGCCCCGACCAGAACCTTTAAGGGGCATGCCGGTGCGAAGACGACCGGTAAGAAGTAA
- the rplB gene encoding 50S ribosomal protein L2: protein MAIKRYKPTSSARRFMTVSSYEEITEVKPERSLVEDMRKTGGRNNTGKITVRHIGGGNRRKYRIIDFKRNKDDIPAKVKSIQYDPNRSANIALLQYADGEKRYILAPVGLNVGDEVVSGAGADIKAGNCLPFENIPVGTMVHNIELKPGRGGQVARAAGISAQLMAKEGAYATLKMPSGEMRLVSIRCRATIGQVGNVEHEIVRVGKAGKTRHMGIKPTVRGSVMNPNDHPHGGGEGKSPVGRPGPVTPWGKPALGYKTRKKKNVNDKFILKRIN from the coding sequence ATGGCTATAAAGAGATATAAACCGACGTCTTCCGCGCGCCGTTTCATGACGGTGTCGTCCTACGAAGAGATTACCGAGGTCAAGCCCGAGAGAAGCCTTGTCGAGGACATGAGAAAGACGGGCGGCCGCAACAACACCGGTAAGATCACGGTAAGACATATCGGCGGCGGCAACAGAAGAAAGTACCGCATCATCGATTTCAAGAGAAATAAAGACGATATTCCCGCAAAGGTCAAGAGCATTCAGTACGACCCCAACCGCAGCGCGAACATCGCTCTCCTGCAATACGCCGACGGCGAAAAGAGATACATTCTCGCGCCCGTTGGTCTCAACGTGGGGGACGAAGTGGTGAGCGGCGCGGGCGCGGACATCAAGGCCGGCAACTGCCTGCCTTTCGAGAACATTCCCGTCGGCACCATGGTGCACAACATCGAACTGAAACCCGGCCGCGGCGGCCAGGTGGCGAGAGCCGCAGGTATCTCCGCGCAGTTGATGGCGAAAGAGGGCGCCTACGCGACCTTGAAAATGCCCAGCGGCGAAATGAGATTGGTTTCCATCCGCTGCCGCGCGACCATCGGGCAGGTGGGCAACGTCGAGCACGAGATCGTGCGCGTCGGAAAAGCGGGCAAGACCAGACATATGGGCATCAAACCTACCGTGAGAGGCTCCGTCATGAACCCGAACGATCACCCGCACGGCGGCGGCGAGGGCAAAAGCCCCGTGGGACGTCCCGGCCCCGTTACGCCTTGGGGTAAACCCGCTCTCGGCTATAAGACGAGAAAGAAAAAGAATGTCAACGATAAGTTCATTCTGAAAAGGATCAATTAG
- the rplW gene encoding 50S ribosomal protein L23, with amino-acid sequence MNAEEIIIKPILTEKGYDGIADKKYTFKVAKGANKTEIKMAVEKLFGVKVESVNTANVSGKLKRMGRSQGMTSAYKKAIVQLTKDSKPIEYFSSLS; translated from the coding sequence ATGAACGCCGAAGAAATCATCATTAAGCCCATACTCACCGAGAAAGGTTACGACGGCATCGCCGATAAGAAATATACCTTCAAGGTCGCGAAAGGCGCGAACAAGACCGAGATCAAAATGGCGGTCGAAAAGTTGTTCGGAGTCAAAGTAGAAAGCGTAAACACAGCCAACGTAAGCGGAAAGTTAAAGAGAATGGGAAGAAGTCAGGGAATGACCTCCGCCTATAAGAAAGCGATCGTACAGCTTACCAAGGACAGCAAACCCATCGAGTATTTCAGTTCGCTGTCGTAA
- the rplD gene encoding 50S ribosomal protein L4: MPSVKIYKMDGSVAGEMQLSDKVFNAEYNEPLIHQAVVARLANERQGTKSTLTRTEVRGGGAKPWRQKGTGRARQGSIRAPQWIKGGVVFAPKSRDFSKKMNVEARRGALFSALSKKVADGELIVVDEFTVSAPKTKEVAKFLDALKLDKRTLVVMDTNDANAILASRNIAKLSTLPVAQINTYDVVANAKVVLTKGAVEKIEEVYGA; encoded by the coding sequence ATGCCTAGCGTAAAGATATATAAAATGGACGGCTCGGTTGCGGGCGAAATGCAGTTAAGCGACAAAGTATTCAACGCGGAGTACAACGAGCCTTTGATTCATCAGGCGGTCGTTGCCCGCCTTGCGAACGAAAGACAGGGCACGAAGAGCACGCTCACGAGGACGGAAGTCCGCGGCGGCGGCGCGAAACCCTGGAGACAGAAAGGAACGGGCAGAGCGCGTCAGGGCTCCATCCGCGCGCCGCAGTGGATCAAGGGCGGCGTCGTGTTCGCTCCCAAGAGCCGCGATTTCTCCAAAAAGATGAACGTGGAAGCCAGACGCGGCGCACTGTTCTCCGCGCTTTCCAAAAAAGTGGCGGACGGCGAACTCATCGTCGTGGACGAATTCACCGTCAGCGCTCCCAAGACCAAAGAAGTTGCGAAATTCCTCGACGCTCTCAAATTGGACAAACGTACCCTCGTGGTCATGGATACAAACGATGCGAACGCGATCCTCGCGAGCCGCAACATCGCAAAATTGAGCACCCTGCCCGTCGCGCAGATCAATACGTACGACGTGGTCGCGAACGCGAAAGTCGTTCTGACCAAGGGCGCCGTAGAGAAAATTGAGGAGGTTTACGGAGCATAA
- the rplC gene encoding 50S ribosomal protein L3, with protein MNKAIIGRKVGMTQIFTAEGKVIPVTVVEAGPCPVVQIKTVEKDGYAALKLGFDETSEKRVNKPELGQFKKAGVKPQKVLKEFRLNDLSSYEVGKEVTVEVFKNGDRVDVAGTSKGHGFTGVIKRWNQHRLKETHGVGPVHREVGSLGSINPARVFKLMHMPGQYGHERVTVQNLEIVKVDAARNALLIKGAIPGAKGSVVTVCDSVKAK; from the coding sequence ATGAATAAAGCAATCATCGGTCGTAAGGTAGGGATGACCCAGATATTTACCGCCGAAGGAAAAGTGATTCCCGTGACGGTAGTAGAGGCTGGCCCGTGCCCCGTAGTGCAGATCAAAACGGTGGAAAAGGACGGCTATGCCGCTTTGAAACTGGGCTTTGACGAGACGAGCGAAAAGAGGGTGAACAAACCCGAGCTCGGACAGTTCAAGAAAGCGGGTGTGAAACCGCAGAAAGTGTTGAAAGAATTCCGTTTGAACGACTTGTCCTCGTATGAGGTCGGCAAGGAAGTTACGGTCGAAGTTTTCAAAAACGGCGACAGGGTCGACGTTGCGGGCACCTCCAAGGGCCACGGATTTACGGGCGTCATCAAGAGATGGAACCAGCACCGCTTAAAGGAAACGCACGGCGTAGGCCCCGTTCACAGAGAGGTCGGTTCTTTAGGTTCGATCAATCCCGCCAGAGTGTTCAAACTCATGCATATGCCCGGCCAGTACGGTCACGAAAGAGTCACGGTGCAGAACCTTGAGATCGTCAAGGTAGACGCCGCGAGAAACGCACTTTTGATCAAAGGCGCGATTCCGGGGGCTAAGGGCAGCGTCGTAACCGTTTGCGACAGCGTCAAAGCCAAATAA
- the rpsJ gene encoding 30S ribosomal protein S10 — MAGQKIRIKLAAYDHELVDLAAQRIVDTMSKSGAKISGPIPLPTEKEVVTILRSPHKYKDSREQFEIRTHKRIIDIYTPNARLLDSVHLPAGVDIKIKL; from the coding sequence ATGGCAGGACAAAAAATCAGAATCAAACTCGCAGCATACGACCACGAACTCGTCGATTTGGCGGCGCAGCGTATCGTGGACACGATGAGCAAGAGCGGCGCGAAGATCAGCGGACCCATTCCGCTGCCCACGGAAAAAGAAGTGGTTACCATTCTCCGCTCGCCCCATAAGTACAAGGACAGCCGCGAGCAGTTCGAGATCCGCACCCATAAGAGAATCATCGACATTTATACCCCCAACGCAAGGCTCTTGGACAGCGTCCATCTCCCCGCGGGCGTAGACATCAAGATCAAACTGTAA
- a CDS encoding HAD domain-containing protein, whose product MKALFLDIDGVVCLHNEATGLNWGKGNDDFFDADCCRRLKEIIDITGCKIVLSSSWRLFPESIRLMFKQFKPYGITREDFLGKTPSLQDRGDEILAYIKKHPQIEKFVALDDEEYNSYAFPYGRLLLTKEESGITEMIKNKCIQMLI is encoded by the coding sequence ATGAAAGCGTTATTTTTAGATATAGACGGAGTAGTTTGTTTACATAACGAGGCGACAGGACTGAATTGGGGTAAAGGCAATGACGATTTTTTCGATGCAGATTGTTGTCGGAGGTTGAAAGAAATTATTGATATCACAGGATGTAAAATCGTGCTTTCCAGTTCTTGGAGATTGTTTCCTGAAAGCATACGTTTAATGTTTAAACAATTTAAGCCTTACGGGATAACCCGCGAAGATTTTCTCGGCAAAACTCCTTCGCTGCAAGATCGGGGTGATGAAATTTTGGCGTATATTAAAAAACATCCGCAAATAGAAAAATTTGTGGCCTTGGACGATGAAGAATATAACAGTTATGCGTTTCCGTATGGTCGGTTGCTTTTGACCAAAGAAGAGAGCGGGATAACAGAAATGATTAAAAATAAATGTATACAAATGTTGATTTAA
- a CDS encoding NAD-dependent protein deacylase produces the protein MHEIRQEDVLKLKKIFESSRRAVFFGGAGVSTESGIPDFRSEDGLYRQKFKYPPETILSHTFFLRHTEEFFDFYREKMLFLDARPNAAHYKIAALESEGKLAGVITQNIDGLHQKAGSKTVLELHGSVHRNHCEACGMGYPVQKIVKSKGVPRCVCGGVIKPDVVLYEEPLDSRTTERAVGLIRAADNLIIGGTSLNVYPAAGLVQYFRGENIVVVNRGEIPVRGAVFIDAPIAQLFYQC, from the coding sequence ATGCACGAGATCCGTCAGGAAGACGTTTTGAAACTGAAAAAAATTTTCGAAAGTTCCAGGCGCGCGGTATTTTTCGGCGGCGCGGGAGTGAGTACGGAGAGCGGGATCCCCGATTTCCGCTCTGAGGACGGACTGTACAGACAAAAGTTCAAGTATCCGCCCGAAACGATCTTGTCGCATACCTTTTTTCTGCGGCATACAGAAGAATTTTTCGATTTTTATCGGGAAAAGATGTTGTTTTTGGACGCGCGGCCCAACGCGGCGCACTATAAGATTGCGGCGCTCGAAAGCGAGGGGAAACTTGCGGGCGTCATCACCCAAAATATCGACGGGCTGCACCAAAAAGCGGGCAGCAAAACCGTGCTCGAATTGCACGGAAGCGTGCACCGCAACCATTGCGAGGCGTGCGGCATGGGATATCCCGTTCAGAAGATCGTAAAGAGCAAAGGCGTGCCGCGCTGCGTCTGCGGCGGCGTTATCAAGCCCGATGTGGTGCTCTACGAGGAGCCTCTCGACTCCCGCACGACGGAGCGCGCCGTCGGTCTTATCCGCGCGGCGGACAATCTGATCATCGGCGGCACTTCGCTCAACGTGTATCCCGCGGCGGGACTCGTGCAGTATTTCCGCGGCGAGAATATCGTGGTCGTGAACCGCGGCGAGATCCCCGTGCGGGGCGCGGTTTTCATTGACGCGCCCATCGCGCAGTTGTTTTACCAATGTTAA